In Dolichospermum flos-aquae CCAP 1403/13F, the following proteins share a genomic window:
- the mltA gene encoding murein transglycosylase A → MRKNLTLLALSLGIALINPLSSVVAQAPNSQPVTIPVTPEVPPAVLPALEPINLETVCTPQNCLGLDEQLWGKQGDKQALLSSIDNSLRYLATNKAIAIYQTYPIKEITLNRVQRSLLRFRQLVVSSQSAAELQAAVRREFVFYQSVGNDGKGTVKFTAYYEPVYTASRVRTSVYKYPLYRLPPDFQKWPKPHPKRIDLEGKNGLLGDKSRLRGLELLWFSNRLDPYMVHIQGSAQIKLTNGRRTSVGYAGGTDYAWTSIGKELAKDGKLPLSGLTMPKLITYFRQHPKELSNYLPRWERFVFFAETNGTPATGSILVPVTAERSIATDKSLMPPGALALIINSFPYPTNGGKLESRLVNRFVLDQDTGSAIKGPGRVDYFMGSGELAGDRAGISGGNGLLFYLLLKE, encoded by the coding sequence ATGAGAAAAAACCTTACTTTGCTTGCTTTAAGTCTGGGAATTGCCTTGATAAATCCACTTTCGTCAGTTGTCGCTCAAGCTCCTAATTCGCAGCCAGTTACAATCCCAGTAACGCCTGAAGTACCACCAGCAGTATTACCAGCCCTCGAACCTATTAATTTAGAAACTGTTTGTACGCCCCAAAATTGCCTGGGTTTAGATGAACAACTTTGGGGTAAACAAGGTGATAAACAAGCATTGCTAAGTTCTATAGATAACAGTTTGCGCTATTTGGCAACTAATAAAGCGATCGCTATCTATCAAACTTACCCAATCAAGGAAATTACCCTAAATCGGGTGCAGCGGAGTTTGCTACGCTTTCGACAACTGGTTGTTAGTTCTCAGTCAGCGGCAGAATTACAAGCTGCTGTGCGCCGGGAATTTGTCTTTTACCAGTCTGTAGGCAACGATGGTAAGGGAACTGTTAAGTTCACTGCTTATTATGAGCCTGTGTATACTGCCAGCCGTGTCAGGACTTCTGTATACAAGTATCCTCTTTATCGTCTGCCACCGGATTTCCAGAAATGGCCAAAACCTCATCCTAAAAGGATTGATTTGGAAGGCAAGAATGGGTTGCTGGGGGATAAAAGCAGGTTGCGAGGGTTAGAACTTCTGTGGTTTAGTAATCGTCTAGATCCATACATGGTTCATATCCAAGGTTCAGCCCAAATTAAATTAACCAATGGACGCAGAACATCCGTTGGTTATGCTGGAGGAACTGATTATGCTTGGACTTCCATTGGTAAAGAACTGGCAAAAGATGGCAAACTACCACTTAGTGGTTTAACTATGCCTAAATTAATTACTTATTTTCGCCAACATCCCAAGGAGTTAAGTAATTATTTACCTCGTTGGGAAAGATTTGTTTTCTTTGCAGAAACTAACGGTACACCAGCGACGGGTAGTATTCTTGTTCCTGTCACTGCGGAACGTTCCATTGCTACAGATAAATCTCTCATGCCACCGGGTGCATTAGCCCTAATTATCAATTCTTTTCCCTATCCTACTAATGGTGGCAAACTGGAATCTCGTCTAGTTAACCGTTTTGTCTTAGATCAAGACACAGGTAGTGCAATTAAAGGCCCAGGAAGAGTTGATTATTTCATGGGTTCTGGTGAATTAGCAGGCGATCGCGCTGGTATTTCCGGCGGTAACGGTTTACTATTCTATTTACTACTCAAAGAATAG
- a CDS encoding plasmid replication protein, CyRepA1 family: protein MHLPSLHPQHLEELVKTSGINLDLIPLNFKSLQGISAYEYLLISDQLPRTNTGMIKNAWLQRYTHVTEGGWWCSGLDPLNNWHKMEWGCFKPNQPRQNQKGKSIKYEHPPSTPTRIFCLRISLQIWQQVGQRYNLAIPENITINHDGEAEGFWSWVIKNKIAIVICEGVKKAAALLSQGYVAIAIPGINSGYRVIKDEFGKVTRRQLIPDLAVFTNIKRNFYICFDFETQGKKIAAVNNAISQLGCLFQQQNCPVKVVELPGKEKGVDEFIIAKGATAFDKTYRQSLDLDIYIAQTKPHTELTIPAALTVNRPYLGKIAFPTSGLVGVKSAKGTGKTTALKSIVQRAKNHNQPVLLITHRIILGRFLCDKIGIKWGFEHESWRIEADEVAVKFPLPITPSLGLCVDSIWKLKPEDWHGAILILDEVEQSLWHLLNSNTCKQKRVKILRIFQQLISTVLTTGGLIIAQDADLSDVSLEYLQTLAGIKLNPWVVVNEWKPEKGWDTTFYDSPNPTPLIHQLELDLIAGRKCYVTTDSRSGRYSCETIERYLKERLQKLRREFPETLVVSSHTTNTPGHAAVDLIAAINQKITDYDTVFVTPSLGTGISIDVQHFDRVYGIFQGVIPDSEARQALARVRDNVPRIVWCAKRGIGLIGSGSTNYRLLSNWYQENQKENLALLSPLHKIDVDLPLVYDPIHLRTWAKLSARVNASIRLYRQSMQDGLINDGHQIQMRSNEVQNNILRDLRLAFFATEPSDVENRKRLIVEIVKVQKDWGQSLQKAKEIKRKIKEIKQQNQSAAANSVANAKDIDYVEYEQLLTKHSLSNGERHQVDKYILRQRYGIVVTPQLKLQDEKGYYGQLLIHYYLTHESEYFHVKDQQEWSQQLLWGEGKVFLPDLRTYTLKVEAMRALGMMQFLETERVFSENDADLIWLKNVAGQSSRHIKRALGIDLVRGKESVAGIKLLSRLLGLLGLKLQQVDDGYKIDLDTLNDGRDKIFAVWQHRDDLMLTTLHNMECEIVDLSKKSQQEAVLIS, encoded by the coding sequence ATGCACCTGCCTTCATTGCATCCACAACACCTTGAAGAATTAGTCAAGACTAGTGGTATAAACTTAGACTTAATTCCTTTGAATTTTAAATCGCTTCAAGGTATCAGTGCTTATGAATATTTGCTCATTTCTGACCAACTCCCTCGCACCAATACAGGGATGATTAAAAATGCTTGGTTACAGCGGTATACCCATGTTACAGAAGGTGGTTGGTGGTGTTCTGGACTAGACCCTCTCAATAATTGGCATAAGATGGAATGGGGATGTTTTAAACCCAACCAACCGCGACAAAATCAAAAGGGCAAATCAATTAAATATGAACACCCTCCCAGCACACCCACACGCATATTTTGTTTACGCATATCCTTACAAATTTGGCAACAAGTTGGCCAACGTTACAACTTAGCCATACCGGAAAATATTACTATTAATCATGATGGTGAAGCCGAAGGTTTTTGGTCATGGGTAATTAAAAATAAAATAGCCATTGTCATTTGTGAAGGTGTGAAAAAAGCCGCAGCCCTTTTAAGCCAAGGATATGTTGCTATTGCTATTCCTGGTATTAATAGCGGTTATCGAGTTATTAAAGATGAATTTGGCAAAGTTACCCGGCGGCAATTAATACCTGATTTAGCAGTATTCACAAACATAAAACGCAACTTTTATATTTGTTTTGATTTTGAAACCCAAGGCAAAAAAATTGCGGCTGTCAATAATGCTATTTCTCAATTGGGTTGTTTATTTCAACAACAAAACTGTCCTGTTAAAGTTGTCGAACTTCCAGGCAAAGAAAAAGGAGTTGATGAATTTATCATTGCCAAAGGTGCAACAGCCTTTGATAAAACTTATCGTCAAAGCCTAGATTTAGATATTTATATTGCCCAAACCAAACCCCATACAGAGTTAACAATTCCCGCTGCACTTACTGTTAACCGTCCTTATTTGGGAAAAATTGCCTTTCCTACCTCTGGTTTAGTAGGAGTAAAATCAGCCAAGGGTACAGGTAAAACCACAGCATTAAAAAGCATTGTTCAACGAGCAAAAAATCATAATCAACCAGTTTTATTAATTACCCATAGAATCATCTTGGGACGGTTTTTATGTGATAAAATCGGGATTAAATGGGGTTTTGAGCATGAATCATGGCGGATAGAAGCTGATGAAGTAGCTGTTAAGTTTCCGTTACCAATTACGCCATCTTTGGGATTATGTGTAGATTCAATTTGGAAATTAAAACCCGAAGATTGGCACGGTGCCATATTAATTTTAGATGAGGTTGAGCAGTCTTTATGGCATTTACTCAATAGTAATACCTGTAAACAAAAACGAGTTAAAATTCTTCGTATTTTCCAACAACTAATTTCTACAGTTCTCACAACAGGAGGTTTGATAATTGCCCAAGATGCCGATTTATCAGATGTATCTTTAGAATATTTACAGACCTTAGCCGGAATTAAATTAAATCCTTGGGTAGTTGTCAATGAATGGAAACCGGAAAAAGGTTGGGATACAACTTTTTATGATTCACCCAATCCCACACCCCTAATTCATCAATTAGAATTAGATTTAATTGCTGGACGTAAATGCTATGTTACTACCGATAGTCGTTCTGGACGCTACAGTTGTGAAACTATTGAACGTTATTTAAAAGAACGTTTACAGAAACTCAGAAGAGAATTTCCTGAAACTTTAGTAGTTAGTAGTCATACTACTAATACACCTGGTCATGCAGCCGTTGATTTGATAGCTGCTATTAATCAAAAAATCACTGATTATGATACTGTTTTTGTTACCCCTAGTTTGGGAACAGGAATTAGTATTGATGTTCAACATTTTGACCGAGTTTATGGCATTTTTCAAGGGGTAATTCCTGACTCAGAAGCCCGTCAAGCTTTAGCAAGAGTTAGGGATAATGTTCCCCGTATTGTTTGGTGTGCTAAACGCGGTATTGGCTTAATTGGTAGTGGCAGTACAAATTATCGGTTACTGTCTAATTGGTATCAAGAAAATCAAAAAGAAAACTTAGCTTTATTAAGTCCATTACATAAAATAGATGTAGATTTACCTCTAGTTTATGATCCTATTCATTTACGCACTTGGGCAAAATTATCTGCTAGGGTAAATGCTTCTATTCGTCTTTATCGGCAATCAATGCAGGATGGATTAATAAATGATGGTCATCAAATTCAAATGCGAAGTAATGAAGTCCAAAATAACATTCTTCGTGATTTGCGTTTAGCCTTTTTTGCCACTGAACCTAGTGATGTAGAAAATCGCAAACGGTTAATTGTAGAAATTGTTAAAGTGCAAAAAGATTGGGGACAAAGTCTTCAAAAAGCCAAGGAAATTAAACGCAAAATCAAAGAAATTAAGCAGCAAAATCAATCAGCAGCAGCAAATTCTGTAGCTAATGCTAAAGATATTGACTATGTGGAATATGAACAGCTATTAACTAAACATTCTCTTAGCAATGGAGAACGTCATCAAGTTGATAAATATATTCTCAGACAAAGGTATGGAATTGTAGTTACTCCCCAACTCAAATTACAGGATGAAAAAGGTTATTATGGACAATTATTAATTCATTATTATCTGACTCATGAAAGTGAATATTTTCATGTAAAAGATCAGCAAGAATGGAGTCAGCAGTTATTGTGGGGTGAAGGTAAAGTTTTTCTCCCAGATTTAAGAACTTATACGTTGAAAGTAGAAGCTATGCGGGCTTTAGGAATGATGCAATTTCTGGAAACAGAAAGAGTATTTAGTGAAAATGACGCTGATTTAATTTGGCTAAAAAATGTAGCTGGACAAAGTAGTAGACATATTAAACGCGCTTTAGGTATTGATTTAGTTAGAGGTAAAGAATCTGTTGCGGGAATTAAGTTATTAAGCCGACTTTTAGGTTTGTTAGGTTTGAAATTACAGCAAGTCGATGATGGTTATAAAATTGATTTAGACACTCTAAATGATGGTAGAGATAAAATATTTGCAGTTTGGCAACACCGTGATGATTTGATGTTAACTACTTTACATAATATGGAATGTGAAATTGTAGATTTATCTAAAAAGTCTCAACAGGAAGCTGTACTGATAAGTTAA
- the pyrE gene encoding orotate phosphoribosyltransferase encodes MSYSTQTLSNPDIWAVTTDLTTLRQKLLDLFCQLAYQEGDFVLSSGQHSSYYINGKQVTLHPQGALAMARLLLPMLPEDTQAVAGLTLGADPIVSAVSVVSVYENRPIPALIIRKETKGHGTMAYIEGPSLPQGAKVVVLEDVVTTGQSALKAVERLQAAGYTVDRVISLIDRLQGGGALYESAGLQFEALFTIQDLQKRYREIN; translated from the coding sequence ATGTCTTATTCTACTCAAACCCTTAGCAACCCAGATATTTGGGCTGTTACCACTGATTTAACTACTCTCCGTCAAAAGCTACTAGATTTATTTTGCCAGCTTGCGTATCAAGAAGGTGATTTTGTTCTTTCCTCTGGACAACATAGTTCTTACTATATTAATGGTAAACAAGTCACACTCCATCCCCAAGGGGCTTTGGCTATGGCGAGGTTATTGTTACCAATGTTGCCTGAAGATACTCAAGCTGTAGCCGGTTTAACCTTGGGGGCTGATCCGATTGTCTCCGCAGTTAGTGTGGTTTCTGTGTACGAAAATAGACCTATACCAGCTTTAATTATTCGCAAGGAAACAAAGGGACACGGGACAATGGCTTACATTGAAGGTCCCAGTTTACCCCAGGGTGCAAAAGTCGTAGTTTTGGAAGATGTGGTAACAACTGGACAATCTGCACTCAAGGCTGTGGAGCGGTTACAGGCGGCTGGTTATACGGTAGATAGGGTAATTTCCCTAATAGATAGATTGCAAGGCGGTGGGGCGTTATATGAGTCCGCTGGCTTGCAGTTTGAGGCTTTATTCACAATTCAGGATCTTCAAAAACGCTATCGAGAAATTAACTGA
- a CDS encoding bifunctional 4-hydroxy-2-oxoglutarate aldolase/2-dehydro-3-deoxy-phosphogluconate aldolase, giving the protein MSNQVWLSQLKIHRAIAVIRAPKMVWGEQMAIAVASGGMQLIEITWNSDHAPELISQLRAKLPNCMIGTGTLFNVQQLEDAIACGAQFLFSPHTDPEMIQAAVAKNIPIIPGALTPTEIITAWNYGASCVKVFPVQSVGGTSYIKSLQGPLGHIPLIPTGGVTLENAKDFLQVGAVAVGLSSELFPQASVLQKNWQAISQQAKTLMQRLQ; this is encoded by the coding sequence ATGTCTAATCAAGTTTGGTTATCACAGTTAAAAATACACCGAGCGATCGCGGTGATTCGCGCCCCAAAAATGGTATGGGGTGAGCAAATGGCCATAGCTGTAGCATCTGGGGGAATGCAGTTAATTGAAATTACCTGGAATAGCGATCATGCACCCGAATTAATTTCCCAACTCCGCGCCAAATTACCTAACTGTATGATTGGGACAGGAACGTTATTTAATGTCCAACAGTTAGAAGATGCGATCGCTTGTGGGGCGCAATTTCTCTTCAGTCCCCACACTGATCCCGAAATGATTCAAGCCGCAGTAGCCAAAAATATTCCGATTATTCCCGGTGCATTGACACCGACAGAAATTATTACCGCTTGGAATTATGGAGCAAGTTGTGTCAAGGTGTTTCCCGTGCAATCAGTGGGAGGAACTAGCTATATCAAAAGTTTACAAGGACCTCTTGGGCATATTCCCTTAATACCTACTGGTGGGGTGACATTAGAAAATGCCAAAGATTTTTTGCAAGTTGGTGCGGTAGCCGTAGGGTTGAGTAGCGAATTATTTCCGCAAGCATCAGTGTTACAGAAAAATTGGCAAGCAATCAGTCAACAAGCAAAAACCCTCATGCAGAGGTTACAATAG
- the cydB gene encoding cytochrome d ubiquinol oxidase subunit II, translating into MTALLRFLPQVWFFILGLFLFLYVLLDGFDLGVGILSLTASDEKRRSLLMTSLGNVWDANETWLVLMAGALFGAFPLAYGTILNALYLPLMVMVVGLILRAVAFEFREHSDNKSFWNFAFGIGSFIAALFQGFALGGVLAGIKVDAAGHFIGGMWDWLSWQSLLTALTLVQGYVLIGSTYLILKTEGTLQETHFRTAKLAAWTTFIGAILITITTPIVYENARLKLFHQPEVYIFALIPLLGMLLIWLLLESLNRKEEVASFVYTALIFLLTFIGLGFIAFPYIIPPTITIYQAASSATSMVFMITFIGFLIPIMLFYNIYNYFVFRGKVVISEEGD; encoded by the coding sequence ATGACAGCTTTATTGCGCTTTTTACCACAAGTTTGGTTTTTCATTCTAGGGCTATTTCTGTTCCTGTATGTGCTTTTAGATGGCTTTGATTTAGGCGTTGGTATCCTCTCTTTGACTGCTTCTGATGAGAAACGCCGTAGTTTATTAATGACCAGTTTAGGTAACGTTTGGGATGCTAACGAAACCTGGTTAGTTTTGATGGCAGGAGCATTATTTGGGGCTTTTCCTTTAGCTTATGGAACAATTTTAAATGCCCTTTATCTACCTTTGATGGTAATGGTTGTGGGGTTAATTTTGCGGGCTGTTGCTTTTGAATTTCGAGAACATTCTGATAATAAAAGTTTTTGGAATTTTGCCTTTGGAATTGGTAGTTTTATTGCTGCTTTATTTCAAGGATTTGCATTAGGTGGTGTATTAGCAGGAATCAAAGTTGATGCGGCCGGGCATTTTATTGGTGGGATGTGGGATTGGTTAAGTTGGCAATCATTATTAACAGCATTGACACTTGTACAAGGTTATGTATTGATTGGTTCAACTTACCTGATTTTAAAGACTGAAGGGACATTACAAGAAACTCATTTTCGTACAGCAAAATTAGCAGCTTGGACAACTTTTATTGGCGCAATTTTAATTACCATTACTACGCCAATTGTCTATGAAAATGCTAGACTTAAACTATTTCATCAACCAGAAGTTTATATCTTTGCCCTAATTCCTTTGTTGGGTATGCTGTTGATTTGGTTGCTGTTAGAAAGCCTAAACCGGAAAGAAGAAGTTGCCTCATTTGTTTACACAGCATTAATATTTCTGCTGACATTTATTGGTTTAGGATTTATTGCCTTTCCCTACATTATTCCCCCCACTATTACTATTTATCAAGCAGCATCTTCTGCTACTTCAATGGTTTTTATGATTACTTTCATTGGGTTTTTGATTCCGATTATGTTGTTTTACAACATCTACAATTACTTTGTCTTTCGAGGTAAGGTAGTCATCAGCGAAGAGGGAGATTGA
- a CDS encoding cytochrome ubiquinol oxidase subunit I: MEILSNTLALSRLQFAFTAIFHMIWPVLTTGMSIYLIVVEGLWLKTKDPTYYHHARFWSKLYLLNFGIGVASGLPMGFQFGTNWDPLSEAVGDFLGSILGFEGSMAFMLEASFLGIMMFGWERVPPVIHYLATILVAFGANLSTFWILVANSWFQTPSGGQMVNGKFIVDDYFQAILNPFMVNSVLHMFLATLETSLFVIGGISAWYILNNRHSEFFSKSLKIVLAISIFVAPLQVYIGHASGDQVYHYQPTKLAAIEAQWETVPAGESAKWNILAIPNRKAEKNDWEISIPNGLSYILDLKPKLSEPVLGLKEWKPEDRPPMIPLIFYSFRIMAGIGFFLVGLMLWSILQWLRGKLSPNNLTQQKWLLRAWILAAPLGYIAIEAGWIVRCVGRQPWTVYGQIRTTDAASHLPPGEVLFSLTVITILYSVLFVCAMFFGSRIIRKGPDLTLPIPGGEINTVIATESVTHLPDSRPLETPQ; this comes from the coding sequence ATGGAAATTTTATCTAATACCTTAGCTTTATCACGCTTGCAATTTGCATTTACAGCAATTTTTCACATGATTTGGCCTGTTCTCACGACAGGTATGTCTATTTACTTAATTGTCGTAGAAGGACTATGGTTAAAAACCAAAGATCCCACTTATTATCATCATGCTCGTTTCTGGTCAAAACTGTATTTACTAAACTTTGGAATCGGAGTTGCATCAGGTTTACCAATGGGTTTTCAGTTTGGGACTAACTGGGACCCATTATCAGAAGCAGTGGGAGATTTCTTAGGTAGTATTCTCGGATTTGAAGGCTCAATGGCATTTATGCTAGAGGCTTCTTTTTTAGGAATTATGATGTTTGGTTGGGAGCGAGTTCCTCCCGTAATTCACTATTTAGCGACTATTCTCGTGGCTTTTGGGGCGAATCTTTCCACATTCTGGATTTTGGTTGCTAATTCATGGTTTCAAACTCCTAGTGGTGGACAAATGGTGAATGGTAAATTTATTGTTGATGACTATTTCCAAGCAATTTTAAATCCCTTCATGGTAAATAGTGTTCTCCATATGTTCTTGGCAACATTGGAGACTTCTTTATTTGTCATTGGTGGCATTAGTGCTTGGTATATTCTCAATAATCGCCATTCAGAATTTTTCAGCAAATCATTGAAAATAGTTTTAGCAATATCTATTTTTGTTGCTCCCTTACAAGTCTACATTGGTCACGCTAGTGGTGATCAAGTTTATCACTATCAACCAACTAAATTAGCCGCAATTGAAGCCCAATGGGAAACAGTACCCGCTGGTGAATCTGCCAAGTGGAATATATTAGCAATACCTAATAGAAAAGCGGAAAAAAATGATTGGGAAATTTCTATTCCTAATGGTTTAAGTTACATTTTAGATCTCAAACCCAAACTTTCTGAACCAGTATTAGGACTGAAAGAATGGAAACCAGAAGACCGTCCACCAATGATTCCCTTGATTTTTTATTCCTTCCGAATCATGGCAGGAATCGGCTTTTTCTTAGTAGGATTAATGCTGTGGAGTATCCTACAATGGCTCAGAGGTAAACTGAGTCCAAATAACTTAACTCAACAAAAATGGTTATTACGGGCTTGGATTTTAGCTGCACCTTTGGGCTATATTGCGATTGAAGCAGGCTGGATTGTGCGCTGTGTGGGAAGACAACCTTGGACGGTATACGGGCAAATTCGCACTACTGATGCAGCTTCTCATTTACCACCGGGTGAAGTATTATTTTCTTTGACAGTTATTACTATTCTCTACAGTGTTTTGTTTGTTTGTGCGATGTTTTTTGGTAGCCGCATTATTCGTAAAGGACCAGATTTAACTTTACCAATACCTGGAGGTGAGATAAATACAGTAATTGCCACTGAATCGGTGACTCATCTTCCTGATAGTCGTCCTTTAGAAACGCCACAATAG
- a CDS encoding DUF5895 domain-containing protein, with product MKASAKFDFEDEKFNAPPSQVIPWGLMINPGYGTDGLQSYGLAISRDNAQSVGFEADDNWQQVEHEFSSGEVATIFITTTPKLVIVRRGPLSVQDRETKIRLGTYKDYKEEFLADKLKFKIYTRHLIFLVGEDKKFLHQSPLQLTLSGSPGASFGKNYAEYQQGRITGGFAGELEKAYAGFQKKPITPKGPLFHAHGIFCPIIEPEERGIEPNIALVASTVDYKHPTISTLIDYMIASDSPESAIICKTFEEYKEFGKEVIKPEASKVETSGVTSSYVYADDDEFSYPPY from the coding sequence ATGAAAGCATCTGCAAAATTCGACTTTGAAGACGAAAAATTTAATGCCCCACCGTCCCAAGTGATTCCCTGGGGTTTAATGATCAATCCTGGCTATGGTACAGATGGTTTACAAAGCTATGGTTTAGCGATTAGCCGTGATAATGCTCAGTCTGTTGGGTTTGAAGCAGATGATAATTGGCAACAGGTAGAACATGAATTTAGTTCTGGAGAAGTAGCAACAATATTTATTACTACTACTCCTAAACTGGTGATTGTGCGTCGTGGTCCGTTATCTGTGCAAGATCGGGAAACCAAGATTAGATTAGGTACATACAAAGATTACAAAGAAGAGTTTTTAGCTGATAAACTTAAATTCAAAATTTATACTCGCCATTTGATTTTTTTAGTCGGTGAAGATAAAAAGTTTTTGCATCAATCACCTCTACAATTAACTCTGAGTGGTTCACCCGGCGCTAGTTTTGGTAAAAATTACGCTGAATATCAACAAGGGAGAATTACTGGCGGTTTTGCTGGGGAATTGGAAAAAGCTTATGCTGGTTTTCAAAAGAAACCAATAACTCCCAAGGGTCCTTTATTTCATGCTCATGGGATTTTTTGCCCTATCATTGAACCGGAAGAAAGAGGAATAGAACCGAATATTGCTTTGGTAGCTTCAACTGTAGATTATAAACATCCCACAATTTCAACTTTAATAGATTATATGATTGCCTCAGATTCCCCTGAGTCAGCAATTATTTGTAAGACTTTTGAAGAATACAAAGAATTTGGTAAGGAAGTGATTAAACCAGAGGCTTCTAAAGTAGAAACTTCTGGTGTTACTAGTTCTTATGTCTATGCGGATGACGATGAATTTAGTTATCCACCGTATTAG
- a CDS encoding tetratricopeptide repeat protein encodes MNKNIDFDVVNALHQQGLDHYHDGNYQQALANFDAALELYANFSMAYINRGNIFHILGNYEKAIADYNQCIKINPNFPEAYHNRGNSYYALQEYQSAISNYNRSLEINPKFGAAYYNRGLVYARIQDYYQAIADFNQALKIVPDDIQAYYERGLVHSNLGDYENAIKDYNQALQINPTLVSVYGFRANAHHQLGNYENAIIDYNQALQIDPHLATAYYGRGMVREAIQDLIGAVADYTQAIEVSPEFASAYCKRGDAYKLLGNIQTAIQDYNQALKIDSDSLAAYYHRGSSRYIVKDFTGAISDFTEALRLDSQSAVFYSDRANARYALKEYQKAISDYTQAISINPNLAEDWFNRGRSHFLVGELNTALADLTQSIHLQPRYPLAYLVRADIHRHLGNQLDAIADFRKSADLYSQSGNTRYYQEITNLIAKMSQT; translated from the coding sequence ATGAATAAAAATATTGATTTTGATGTTGTTAATGCTTTACACCAACAGGGTTTAGATCATTATCATGATGGTAATTATCAACAAGCACTGGCTAATTTTGATGCGGCTTTAGAATTATATGCTAATTTTTCGATGGCTTATATTAATCGAGGTAATATTTTTCATATTTTAGGTAATTATGAAAAAGCTATTGCTGATTATAATCAATGTATAAAAATCAATCCTAATTTTCCTGAAGCTTACCATAATCGGGGTAACAGTTATTATGCTTTGCAAGAATATCAAAGTGCAATTTCTAATTATAATCGTTCTCTAGAAATTAATCCTAAATTTGGTGCAGCTTACTACAATCGGGGTTTAGTTTATGCCCGTATTCAAGATTATTATCAAGCAATTGCTGATTTTAATCAAGCATTAAAAATAGTTCCTGATGATATTCAAGCATACTATGAACGGGGTTTAGTCCATAGTAATTTGGGAGATTATGAAAATGCCATTAAAGATTACAACCAAGCATTACAAATTAATCCTACATTAGTTTCAGTATATGGTTTTCGAGCAAATGCACATCACCAACTGGGAAATTATGAAAATGCGATTATTGATTATAATCAAGCATTACAAATTGATCCTCATTTAGCAACAGCTTACTATGGAAGGGGCATGGTACGAGAAGCTATACAGGATCTTATTGGTGCAGTTGCAGATTATACTCAAGCTATAGAAGTATCTCCAGAATTTGCCTCAGCTTACTGTAAGCGAGGAGATGCTTACAAGTTGTTAGGTAATATACAAACAGCTATTCAAGACTATAACCAAGCATTAAAGATAGATTCTGATTCTTTAGCAGCATATTATCATCGAGGAAGTAGTCGTTATATAGTTAAAGATTTTACAGGAGCAATTAGTGATTTTACTGAAGCTTTACGATTAGATTCCCAGTCTGCTGTATTTTATAGCGATCGCGCTAATGCTCGTTATGCCCTAAAGGAGTACCAAAAAGCCATATCAGATTATACTCAAGCCATCAGCATTAACCCTAATTTAGCTGAAGACTGGTTTAATCGCGGTCGTAGTCACTTTCTGGTAGGAGAATTAAATACCGCATTAGCAGATTTAACTCAATCTATTCACTTGCAACCACGCTATCCTTTAGCTTATTTAGTCAGAGCAGACATACATAGACATTTGGGGAATCAGCTAGACGCAATCGCCGATTTCCGTAAATCTGCTGATCTCTATTCTCAGTCAGGAAACACGCGATATTATCAGGAAATTACCAATCTGATTGCCAAAATGTCTCAGACTTGA